From Terriglobales bacterium, one genomic window encodes:
- a CDS encoding cytochrome c3 family protein, whose protein sequence is MKRLWGMLAAFAILFGCVAIRAQMVFNPVSSILNSKHDFRATSTATIKSVSGDDPCIFCHTPHNATPGPQLWNHTMSTTAWQTYGSSTMQSSIGSITDQDSSKLCLSCHDGTIALASTVNNGDIEFAQGPNYMLPTTSASNLAGAAGQGFTDDHPFAFQPTTQNPELVLPPDGDAVKLEVGKIQCSSCHDPHKENIDAVQGKFLVKANQGSALCTTCHAKAGWTGSAHQAPPDLLQDQKYTMAQNAHTGYVGVANNACESCHKPHTAGTGPRLLKFVEESTCYKCHDGSVTTINVQQDLATKTYRHPVDITPSVHDESEGPVSSGLPMPETSATQPRHAECADCHNSHVARANPVGFQPFPPTATAPLAGASGESITRVFLKQATNEYELCFKCHADSVNRPQLIDSSNAGIGYGRNPKRQYDAGNPDAFNTRVEFTQGTSFHPVTRTNPMAPANSLRPFMIAADGTTMSTRPLNATTMIFCSDCHASDTNRTLGAGNTGAAGPHGSNFQHLLERQSALEPPPATPGTGTGQPGYTVADFALCDKCHDVQNKVLQNYSFTRHSTHVVNDGAACSTCHDPHASQNQALVNFDLSIVAPSSSGPVSYIRTGPGHGSCTLTCHGKDHQTLSY, encoded by the coding sequence GTGAAACGCCTCTGGGGAATGCTCGCGGCCTTCGCGATACTGTTCGGGTGCGTCGCGATCCGGGCACAGATGGTGTTCAACCCGGTCAGTTCGATCCTGAATTCGAAGCACGATTTCCGAGCGACGTCCACGGCGACGATCAAATCGGTGTCGGGGGACGATCCATGCATCTTCTGTCACACGCCGCACAACGCGACGCCGGGACCGCAGCTGTGGAACCACACCATGAGTACGACCGCATGGCAGACGTACGGCAGCTCGACCATGCAGTCGAGCATCGGGAGCATCACGGACCAGGACAGTTCGAAGCTTTGCCTGAGCTGCCATGATGGGACGATCGCGCTGGCCAGCACGGTGAACAACGGGGACATCGAATTCGCGCAGGGGCCGAATTACATGCTGCCGACCACGTCGGCCAGCAACCTGGCGGGGGCGGCAGGACAGGGCTTCACCGACGACCATCCGTTTGCCTTCCAGCCGACGACGCAGAATCCCGAACTGGTGCTGCCGCCGGACGGCGATGCGGTGAAGCTCGAGGTCGGAAAGATCCAGTGCTCGAGCTGCCATGACCCGCACAAGGAAAACATCGACGCAGTGCAGGGCAAGTTCCTGGTGAAGGCGAACCAGGGGTCGGCGCTGTGCACGACGTGCCATGCCAAGGCCGGCTGGACCGGGTCGGCGCACCAGGCGCCTCCCGACCTGCTCCAAGACCAAAAGTACACCATGGCGCAGAACGCACACACCGGGTACGTGGGGGTAGCGAACAACGCGTGCGAGAGCTGCCACAAGCCGCACACCGCTGGAACCGGGCCGCGGCTGCTGAAGTTCGTCGAAGAGAGCACCTGCTACAAATGCCACGACGGATCGGTGACGACGATCAACGTGCAGCAGGATCTGGCCACCAAGACGTACCGCCACCCAGTGGACATCACTCCGTCGGTACACGACGAGTCGGAGGGGCCGGTCAGTTCGGGGCTGCCGATGCCGGAGACGTCGGCGACGCAGCCGCGTCACGCCGAGTGCGCCGACTGCCACAACTCGCACGTGGCGCGGGCGAACCCGGTGGGCTTCCAGCCGTTCCCCCCGACGGCGACAGCGCCGCTGGCGGGGGCGTCGGGCGAGTCGATCACGCGCGTATTCCTGAAGCAGGCGACGAACGAGTACGAGCTCTGTTTCAAGTGCCACGCCGACAGCGTGAACCGGCCGCAGCTCATCGACAGCAGCAACGCGGGCATCGGCTATGGGCGCAATCCAAAGCGGCAGTATGACGCGGGCAATCCGGACGCGTTCAACACGCGCGTCGAGTTCACCCAGGGGACCTCGTTCCACCCGGTGACGCGTACGAACCCGATGGCGCCCGCGAACAGCCTGCGACCGTTTATGATCGCGGCCGACGGGACGACGATGAGCACGCGGCCGCTGAATGCCACCACCATGATCTTCTGCTCGGACTGCCACGCCAGCGACACGAATCGCACCCTGGGCGCCGGCAACACCGGAGCTGCGGGGCCGCATGGATCGAACTTCCAGCACCTGCTGGAACGGCAGTCCGCGCTGGAGCCGCCCCCGGCGACACCGGGCACGGGCACCGGTCAGCCGGGATACACAGTGGCCGACTTCGCCCTCTGCGACAAATGCCACGACGTACAGAACAAAGTCCTGCAGAACTACAGCTTCACCAGGCACTCGACGCATGTGGTGAATGATGGCGCGGCATGTTCGACATGCCACGATCCGCACGCATCGCAGAATCAGGCCCTGGTGAACTTCGACCTGAGCATCGTGGCGCCAAGCAGCAGCGGGCCGGTGAGCTACATCCGGACCGGTCCGGGGCATGGGTCGTGCACGTTGACGTGTCACGGCAAGGACCACCAGACACTGAGTTATTAG